A genomic region of Alnus glutinosa chromosome 11, dhAlnGlut1.1, whole genome shotgun sequence contains the following coding sequences:
- the LOC133880924 gene encoding monooxygenase 3-like isoform X1 — protein sequence MVEVGEEIVIVGGGIAGLATSLGLHRLGIGSLVLEASDNLRSAGFGLTAFTNAWKALDALGIADLLRQHHLRLHGNVTNSAISGLQTSELPFKAEGKHGGMGTEEHRGDHEVRCVRRNLLLEALAKELPSGTIRYSSKVVCIEESGFFKLLHLADGTILKAKVLVGCDGVNSVVADWLGFKKPAFAGRYALRGCVDFKCSHGFEPNFMQFFGKGVRSGAIPMDDTTVYWFVTWTPSSHEEELEQDPAKVKQLVLSKLGKVPDQFRAIIENYELDGFKPLPLRYRHPWELLWGNISKGNVCVAGDALHPLTPDIGQGGCSALEDGVVLARCLAEALLKEPTGETKEKGEEEDQKHEYERIVMGLRKYAKERAWRSIELISASYMAGFIQESHGKMMTFLRDKALVGFLAGFLLKMADFDCGKLIIS from the exons TAGTATTGGAAGCATCGGATAATTTGAGGAGCGCAGGATTTGGGTTGACGGCATTTACCAATGCTTGGAAGGCATTAGATGCCTTGGGCATTGCTGACCTTTTGCGGCAACACCATTTAAGGCTTCATgg gaatGTGACCAACTCAGCAATCTCGGGACTTCAAACTTCAGAATTGCCATTTAAGGCCGAAGGGAAACA TGGGGGTATGGGAACTGAGGAGCACAGAGGAGACCATGAAGTTCGTTGTGTGAGAAGGAATTTGCTATTGGAAGCCCTTGCAAAGGAACTCCCATCTGGGACCATTAGGTACTCCTCGAAGGTGGTCTGTATTGAGGAATCAGGCTTCTTTAAGCTGCTGCATCTTGCTGATGGAACCATCCTCAAAGCCAAG GTGTTGGTTGGGTGTGATGGAGTGAACTCAGTGGTGGCAGATTGGCTGGGCTTCAAGAAACCTGCTTTTGCTGGGAGATATGCCCTCAGAGGCTGTGTAGATTTCAAGTGTAGTCATGGATTCGAGCCAAACTTCATGCAGTTCTTCGGAAAAGGTGTTCGGTCGGGTGCCATCCCTATGGATGATACTACTGTTTATTGGTTTGTCACTTGGACTCCATCTAGCCATG AGGAAGAGCTAGAACAGGACCCAGCTAAAGTAAAGCAACTTGTGTTGAGTAAGCTGGGAAAAGTACCTGATCAATTCAGGGCAATTATAGAGAACTATGAACTGGATGGTTTTAAACCATTGCCATTGAGATACAGACATCCTTGGGAGCTACTATGGGGAAATATCAGCAAAGGCAATGTCTGTGTAGCCGGCGATGCACTCCACCCCTTGACACCAGACATTGGGCAAGGCGGGTGTTCTGCCTTGGAAGATGGTGTCGTTTTAGCCAGGTGTCTTGCTGAAGCTTTACTGAAAGAACCAActggagaaacaaaagagaaaggtgaagaagaagatcaaaaGCATGAATATGAGAGGATTGTGATGGGGCTAAGGAAGTACGCCAAAGAGAGGGCATGGAGAAGTATTGAGCTCATCAGTGCGTCTTATATGGCTGGTTTTATACAGGAGAGCCATGGAAAAATGATGACCTTCTTGAGAGATAAGGCATTGGTTGGATTCTTGGCAGGTTTCTTGTTGAAAATGGCTGATTTTGATTGTGGGAAGCTTATCATTTCTTGA
- the LOC133880924 gene encoding monooxygenase 3-like isoform X2, translating into MVEVGEEIVIVGGGIAGLATSLGLHRLGIGSLVLEASDNLRSAGFGLTAFTNAWKALDALGIADLLRQHHLRLHGNVTNSAISGLQTSELPFKAEGKQGDHEVRCVRRNLLLEALAKELPSGTIRYSSKVVCIEESGFFKLLHLADGTILKAKVLVGCDGVNSVVADWLGFKKPAFAGRYALRGCVDFKCSHGFEPNFMQFFGKGVRSGAIPMDDTTVYWFVTWTPSSHEEELEQDPAKVKQLVLSKLGKVPDQFRAIIENYELDGFKPLPLRYRHPWELLWGNISKGNVCVAGDALHPLTPDIGQGGCSALEDGVVLARCLAEALLKEPTGETKEKGEEEDQKHEYERIVMGLRKYAKERAWRSIELISASYMAGFIQESHGKMMTFLRDKALVGFLAGFLLKMADFDCGKLIIS; encoded by the exons TAGTATTGGAAGCATCGGATAATTTGAGGAGCGCAGGATTTGGGTTGACGGCATTTACCAATGCTTGGAAGGCATTAGATGCCTTGGGCATTGCTGACCTTTTGCGGCAACACCATTTAAGGCTTCATgg gaatGTGACCAACTCAGCAATCTCGGGACTTCAAACTTCAGAATTGCCATTTAAGGCCGAAGGGAAACA AGGAGACCATGAAGTTCGTTGTGTGAGAAGGAATTTGCTATTGGAAGCCCTTGCAAAGGAACTCCCATCTGGGACCATTAGGTACTCCTCGAAGGTGGTCTGTATTGAGGAATCAGGCTTCTTTAAGCTGCTGCATCTTGCTGATGGAACCATCCTCAAAGCCAAG GTGTTGGTTGGGTGTGATGGAGTGAACTCAGTGGTGGCAGATTGGCTGGGCTTCAAGAAACCTGCTTTTGCTGGGAGATATGCCCTCAGAGGCTGTGTAGATTTCAAGTGTAGTCATGGATTCGAGCCAAACTTCATGCAGTTCTTCGGAAAAGGTGTTCGGTCGGGTGCCATCCCTATGGATGATACTACTGTTTATTGGTTTGTCACTTGGACTCCATCTAGCCATG AGGAAGAGCTAGAACAGGACCCAGCTAAAGTAAAGCAACTTGTGTTGAGTAAGCTGGGAAAAGTACCTGATCAATTCAGGGCAATTATAGAGAACTATGAACTGGATGGTTTTAAACCATTGCCATTGAGATACAGACATCCTTGGGAGCTACTATGGGGAAATATCAGCAAAGGCAATGTCTGTGTAGCCGGCGATGCACTCCACCCCTTGACACCAGACATTGGGCAAGGCGGGTGTTCTGCCTTGGAAGATGGTGTCGTTTTAGCCAGGTGTCTTGCTGAAGCTTTACTGAAAGAACCAActggagaaacaaaagagaaaggtgaagaagaagatcaaaaGCATGAATATGAGAGGATTGTGATGGGGCTAAGGAAGTACGCCAAAGAGAGGGCATGGAGAAGTATTGAGCTCATCAGTGCGTCTTATATGGCTGGTTTTATACAGGAGAGCCATGGAAAAATGATGACCTTCTTGAGAGATAAGGCATTGGTTGGATTCTTGGCAGGTTTCTTGTTGAAAATGGCTGATTTTGATTGTGGGAAGCTTATCATTTCTTGA